A region of Oncorhynchus masou masou isolate Uvic2021 chromosome 29, UVic_Omas_1.1, whole genome shotgun sequence DNA encodes the following proteins:
- the LOC135519031 gene encoding CRACD-like protein isoform X1, whose protein sequence is MESFPGDGEGSLDDLTGGKRRSKLKTLKIRLFGRTKRETKLSQSASDVTEAEGLGSAENLCSGVLGSRALSHDSIFLPDQDLSSPEQPRVLSQENVQGRIKELQMKLLQQNMHLGPPPLVLPMKHPEDLGGSSEDDGLPHSPPEISMGNNMAPRGLSYKFPAPPRHHISMSLAGTGSEKEVQACSQPSSRPLSPVPKPPLTNSVPHTPSALQTAFSPAPPALDFITPAQFTPCLDNSAARHRMSIKPRNQRASAKNRRLNMTESRPRSESLNNFDQQLTEEEEGPAITGGRTRLRCHSTLILKLQQGGSTTPTAPPELTPLKSSSTDSEGSPKKTTLPCKLFPQEQPYPGVPVVSPAPVTRQLPGAKQPQPSSVTTVQDLRYTPQQQTLKQSMGDPKPPEPSQTKRDVLSKSGVPNSTPSTEGSPKDEPLLSARPTASLTTVVTLRSSSLRSKTDARAGGQSTTQPPAGQEDTGQAEPMSTGGAPKPGSGPFLFSINSAKGRETPRMGSGGFLVVVEQAGDGATREEETEVKLNPSNASQRGQEQQRGRRERDKPKEEELTAIDMGGEVSEVGALLLAPYTPSSKPTGLEGLRDTPPIRANSMPKKLYTNNWVSPTTLSSSRGRAGSLREADTATPAQPTPHLSLKRPKPPQLHLKRTKPSLSYP, encoded by the exons ATGGAGTCTTTCCCAGGAGATGGGGAGGGCAGCCTCGATGACCTTACAGGAG GAAAGAGGAGGTCTAAACTGAAGACCCTGAAGATACGTCTGTTTGGGAGGACCAAGCGAGAGACCAAACTCAGCCAGTCTGCTAGTGATGTCACTGAGGCGGAGGGGCTGGGCTCAGCGGAGAATCT GTGTTCAGGCGTTTTGGGATCACGAGCGTTGTCACATGACAGTATCTTCCTGCCCGACCAGGATCTGTCTAGTCCGGAGCAGCCCAGAGTTCTATCCCAGGAGAACGTCCAAGGCAGGATCAAAGAACTCCAG ATGAAGCTGCTGCAGCAGAACATGCATCTAGGCCCGCCCCCACTGGTTCTGCCAATGAAACATCCCGAGGACCTGGGGGGCAGCTCAGAGGATGATGGTCTGCCCCACAGCCCCCCCGAAATCTCCATGGGCAACAACATGGCCCCCAGGGGGTTATCTTACAAG TTCCCTGCCCCTCCCAGGCACCATATCTCTATGAGTTTAGCAGGAACAGGAAGTGAGAAGGAAGTGCAG GCCTGCTCCCAACCCTCGTCCCGTCCCCTCTCCCCCGTGCCCAAACCTCCTCTTACCAACTCCGTGCCCCACACCCCATCTGCCCTCCAAACTGCTTTCTCCCCTGCCCCCCCTGCCTTGGACTTCATCACCCCAGCCCAGTTCACCCCCTGCCTGGATAACTCTGCCGCCCGCCACCGTATGTCCATCAAACCCAGGAACCAGAGAGCCAGCGCCAAGAACAGAAGGCTGAACATG actgaGTCGAGACCACGCTCAGAGAGTCTCAACAACTTTGACCAACAGTTGACTGAAGAAGAGGAAGGGCCTGCCATTACCGGGGGGAGAACACGTTTACGCTGTCACTCTACCCTGATCCTAAAGTTGCAACAAGGGGGGTCGACCACCCCCACTGCACCCCCAGAGCTGACACCCCTAAAGTCGAGTTCCACAGATTCTGAGGGGTCCCCCAAAAAAACCACTCTCCCCTGCAAGCTCTTCCCACAAGAGCAGCCCTATCCTGGCGTTCCAGTTGTCTCCCCTGCCCCTGTGACCCGCCAGCTACCTGGAGCTAAACAGCCACAGCCCTCATCTGTGACCACAGTTCAGGACCTGAGATACACTCCACAACAACAGACCCTGAAACAGTCCATGGGAGACCCCAAGCCCCCAGAACCATCCCAAACCAAGAGGGATGTCCTGAGCAAGAGTGGGGTACCGAATTCTACCCCCAGCACCGAGGGTAGCCCCAAAGATGAACCACTCCTTTCTGCTAGGCCCACAGCTAGCCTGACCACAGTGGTGACTCTCAGATCGTCCTCTCTGAGGAGCAAGACAGATGCTAGGGCTGGTGGTCAGAGTACCACACAGCCACCTGCAGGCCAGGAGGACACAGGTCAGGCAGAGCCAATGTCCACTGGAGGAGCTCCGAAGCCAGGCTCCGGGCCCTTCCTGTTCTCCATCAACTCAGCCAAGGGGAGAGAAACACCCAGGATGGGAAGTGGTGGTTTCTTGGTAGTAGTGGAGCAGGCTGGGGATGGGGCgacgagggaggaggagacagaggtaaAGTTGAACCCCTCAAACGCCAGCCAGAGGGGGCAGGAGCAGCAGAGGGGCAGGCGGGAGAGGGACAAGCCCAAGGAAGAGGAGTTGACTGCCATCGATATGGGGGGGGAAGTCTCGGAGGTGGGCGCTCTCCTTCTTGCCCCTTATACTCCCTCCTCAAAACCCACCGGGCTTGAGGGGCTTCGGGACACCCCTCCAATCAGGGCTAACTCCATGCCCAAAAAGCTCTATACAAACAACTGGGTTTCTCCTACAACACTGTCTTCATCCAGGGGAAGAGCTGGTTCCCTCAGAGAAGCAG ATACAGCAACCCCCGCCCAGCCTACCCCTCACCTCTCATTAAAGAGGCCCAAACCACCCCAGCTACACCTAAAGAGGACCAAACCCTCCCTGTCCTACCCATAG
- the LOC135519034 gene encoding mucin-2-like, giving the protein MSMAWGKTRGLQQLFTSSLPREFTGMQSPTQPQAQTTTQPHTPSLARIVMQTQRQNATQPQTTMPPQAQTTTQPQSQTTMQPLTAKLLESQNTVKPPQTAAQAPTQTTKLPVTQTTTPPQAQTTQLPVTQTTTPPQAQTTKLPVTQSTKHLQTTKTPQTQNGTQPQTMTQQSTQNSKPSTQTSNQINTRAAQPTATQPLAQSTQCSVSQVTPQSSRRANQPTLCSTPQTQAQITLQIAPMGATSAQPPWSALNLNPIPQPKPALAPTTTPIQLLVRGEKIPGDQRNSEGAAVSTEKRVDRDRPSTVGGTAAFLEKRAEWTPPGGSKVELRRTRTPPESQPTAELAAPPKSTPSHRDAKDAKLDRRPESSPTIVAGRLADREDKWLRKNMPTSLSPSSSPSSSSPLQTISDSGGQPSWMELAKRKSMAWNDKTMD; this is encoded by the exons ATGAGCATGGCATGGGGGAAGACCAGGGGCCTCCAGCAGCTCTTCACCAGCAGTTTGCCCAGAGAATTCACCGGCATGCAGTCCCCAACTCAACCGCAGGCTCAGACCACAACGCAACCACACACACCGTCACTGGCTAGGATTGTGATGCAAACTCAGAGACAGAATGCAACACAACCACAAACGACAATGCCACCACAGGCTCagaccacaacacaacctcaATCACAGACCACAATGCAACCCCTGACTGCTAAACTACTGGAGTCACAGAATACAGTGAAACCACCACAGACAGCAGCACAAGCCCCCACACAGACCACAAAACTACCAGTGACACAGACCACAACGCCACCACAGGCTCAGACCACACAGCTACCAGTGACACAGACCACAACGCCACCACAGGCTCAGACCACAAAGCTACCAGTGACACAGAGCACAAAACACCTGCAGACTACCaaaacaccacagacacagaaCGGAACACAACCACAAACAATGACACAACAATCAACACAGAACTCAAAACCATCAACACAGACGTCCAACCAAATCAACACTCGAGCAGCACAACCAACCGCTACTCAACCTCTAGCCCAGTCTACACAATGCTCCGTGTCTCAGGTGACCCCACAGTCCAGCCGACGAGCAAACCAGCCCACCCTGTGCTCCACTCCACAGACCCAAGCTCAGATAACACTACAGATCGCCCCAATGGGTGCAACTTCCGCTCAGCCCCCTTGGAGCGCACTAAATCTAAACCCTATCCCCCAGCCCAAACCAGCCTTAGCTCCAACAACAACCCCAATCCAACTCCTAGTGAGAGGTGAGAAGATCCCTGGCGACCAGAGGAATAGTGAGGGGGCGGCTGTGTCAACAGAGAAGAGGGTGGACCGGGACAGGCCATCGACTGTGGGAGGGACGGCAGCCTTTTTGGAGAAACGGGCAGAGTGGACCCCTCCTGGTGGAAGCAAG GTAGAGCTCAGGAGAACCAGGACCCCACCTGAGTCTCAGCCCACGGCTGAATTGGCCGCTCCTCCCAAATCCACACCCAGTCACAGAGATGCTAAAGATGCTAAACTCGACAGGAGGCCAG AATCGAGCCCAACCATAGTGGCAGGCAGACTTGCAGACCGAGAGGACAAATGGTTGAGGAAAAACATGCCAACTTCATTGTCTCCTTCATCATCACCTTCGTCATCATCCCCCTTGCAGACCATTTCTGACAGCGGGGGTCAGCCATCTTGGATGGAACTGGCCAAGAGGAAGTCAATGGCCTGGAATGACAAGACCATGGACTGA
- the LOC135519031 gene encoding CRACD-like protein isoform X2 — translation MESFPGDGEGSLDDLTGGKRRSKLKTLKIRLFGRTKRETKLSQSASDVTEAEGLGSAENLCSGVLGSRALSHDSIFLPDQDLSSPEQPRVLSQENVQGRIKELQMKLLQQNMHLGPPPLVLPMKHPEDLGGSSEDDGLPHSPPEISMGNNMAPRGLSYKACSQPSSRPLSPVPKPPLTNSVPHTPSALQTAFSPAPPALDFITPAQFTPCLDNSAARHRMSIKPRNQRASAKNRRLNMTESRPRSESLNNFDQQLTEEEEGPAITGGRTRLRCHSTLILKLQQGGSTTPTAPPELTPLKSSSTDSEGSPKKTTLPCKLFPQEQPYPGVPVVSPAPVTRQLPGAKQPQPSSVTTVQDLRYTPQQQTLKQSMGDPKPPEPSQTKRDVLSKSGVPNSTPSTEGSPKDEPLLSARPTASLTTVVTLRSSSLRSKTDARAGGQSTTQPPAGQEDTGQAEPMSTGGAPKPGSGPFLFSINSAKGRETPRMGSGGFLVVVEQAGDGATREEETEVKLNPSNASQRGQEQQRGRRERDKPKEEELTAIDMGGEVSEVGALLLAPYTPSSKPTGLEGLRDTPPIRANSMPKKLYTNNWVSPTTLSSSRGRAGSLREADTATPAQPTPHLSLKRPKPPQLHLKRTKPSLSYP, via the exons ATGGAGTCTTTCCCAGGAGATGGGGAGGGCAGCCTCGATGACCTTACAGGAG GAAAGAGGAGGTCTAAACTGAAGACCCTGAAGATACGTCTGTTTGGGAGGACCAAGCGAGAGACCAAACTCAGCCAGTCTGCTAGTGATGTCACTGAGGCGGAGGGGCTGGGCTCAGCGGAGAATCT GTGTTCAGGCGTTTTGGGATCACGAGCGTTGTCACATGACAGTATCTTCCTGCCCGACCAGGATCTGTCTAGTCCGGAGCAGCCCAGAGTTCTATCCCAGGAGAACGTCCAAGGCAGGATCAAAGAACTCCAG ATGAAGCTGCTGCAGCAGAACATGCATCTAGGCCCGCCCCCACTGGTTCTGCCAATGAAACATCCCGAGGACCTGGGGGGCAGCTCAGAGGATGATGGTCTGCCCCACAGCCCCCCCGAAATCTCCATGGGCAACAACATGGCCCCCAGGGGGTTATCTTACAAG GCCTGCTCCCAACCCTCGTCCCGTCCCCTCTCCCCCGTGCCCAAACCTCCTCTTACCAACTCCGTGCCCCACACCCCATCTGCCCTCCAAACTGCTTTCTCCCCTGCCCCCCCTGCCTTGGACTTCATCACCCCAGCCCAGTTCACCCCCTGCCTGGATAACTCTGCCGCCCGCCACCGTATGTCCATCAAACCCAGGAACCAGAGAGCCAGCGCCAAGAACAGAAGGCTGAACATG actgaGTCGAGACCACGCTCAGAGAGTCTCAACAACTTTGACCAACAGTTGACTGAAGAAGAGGAAGGGCCTGCCATTACCGGGGGGAGAACACGTTTACGCTGTCACTCTACCCTGATCCTAAAGTTGCAACAAGGGGGGTCGACCACCCCCACTGCACCCCCAGAGCTGACACCCCTAAAGTCGAGTTCCACAGATTCTGAGGGGTCCCCCAAAAAAACCACTCTCCCCTGCAAGCTCTTCCCACAAGAGCAGCCCTATCCTGGCGTTCCAGTTGTCTCCCCTGCCCCTGTGACCCGCCAGCTACCTGGAGCTAAACAGCCACAGCCCTCATCTGTGACCACAGTTCAGGACCTGAGATACACTCCACAACAACAGACCCTGAAACAGTCCATGGGAGACCCCAAGCCCCCAGAACCATCCCAAACCAAGAGGGATGTCCTGAGCAAGAGTGGGGTACCGAATTCTACCCCCAGCACCGAGGGTAGCCCCAAAGATGAACCACTCCTTTCTGCTAGGCCCACAGCTAGCCTGACCACAGTGGTGACTCTCAGATCGTCCTCTCTGAGGAGCAAGACAGATGCTAGGGCTGGTGGTCAGAGTACCACACAGCCACCTGCAGGCCAGGAGGACACAGGTCAGGCAGAGCCAATGTCCACTGGAGGAGCTCCGAAGCCAGGCTCCGGGCCCTTCCTGTTCTCCATCAACTCAGCCAAGGGGAGAGAAACACCCAGGATGGGAAGTGGTGGTTTCTTGGTAGTAGTGGAGCAGGCTGGGGATGGGGCgacgagggaggaggagacagaggtaaAGTTGAACCCCTCAAACGCCAGCCAGAGGGGGCAGGAGCAGCAGAGGGGCAGGCGGGAGAGGGACAAGCCCAAGGAAGAGGAGTTGACTGCCATCGATATGGGGGGGGAAGTCTCGGAGGTGGGCGCTCTCCTTCTTGCCCCTTATACTCCCTCCTCAAAACCCACCGGGCTTGAGGGGCTTCGGGACACCCCTCCAATCAGGGCTAACTCCATGCCCAAAAAGCTCTATACAAACAACTGGGTTTCTCCTACAACACTGTCTTCATCCAGGGGAAGAGCTGGTTCCCTCAGAGAAGCAG ATACAGCAACCCCCGCCCAGCCTACCCCTCACCTCTCATTAAAGAGGCCCAAACCACCCCAGCTACACCTAAAGAGGACCAAACCCTCCCTGTCCTACCCATAG